The following proteins are encoded in a genomic region of Saccharopolyspora antimicrobica:
- a CDS encoding carbohydrate ABC transporter permease: MTATLERTEPGRTAPARSRRARRKRLQVIAFMSPWIIGFSLFFAYPLLATGYFSFTSYDLLSPPDWVGLRNYAYLLFGDPVVRIAAANTLWLVLVLTVLRVVFALGVAAVIARLRRGVGLVRTLCYLPALAPPVAATLAFTFLFNPGTGPVNGLLRTLGIDGPLWFNDPAWAKPALTLLTLWGCGELMIIMLAALLDVPQELHEAAALDGAGPIGRFWHVTLPSIAPVLLFGVVNSIIFSLQYFTQALVAGAVASGQAEVVGSSKVVGFPDNATLTFPAWLYQQGFHYYNMGYAATMAVVLFVFSLGFTALLIRRMRGGTNAEEVA, translated from the coding sequence ATGACCGCGACGCTGGAGAGGACGGAGCCGGGGCGCACCGCCCCGGCCCGGTCCCGCAGAGCGCGCCGCAAGCGCCTGCAGGTGATCGCGTTCATGTCGCCGTGGATCATCGGGTTCAGCCTGTTCTTCGCGTATCCGCTGCTGGCCACCGGCTACTTCTCGTTCACCAGCTACGACCTGCTCAGCCCGCCCGACTGGGTCGGCCTGCGCAACTACGCGTACCTGCTGTTCGGCGACCCGGTGGTGCGCATCGCGGCGGCGAACACGCTGTGGCTGGTCCTGGTGCTCACGGTGCTGCGCGTGGTGTTCGCCCTCGGGGTCGCCGCGGTGATCGCCCGGCTGCGCCGCGGCGTGGGGCTGGTCCGCACGCTGTGCTACCTGCCCGCGCTGGCCCCGCCGGTCGCCGCCACGCTCGCGTTCACCTTCCTGTTCAACCCCGGCACCGGGCCGGTGAACGGGCTGCTGAGGACGCTGGGCATCGACGGGCCGCTGTGGTTCAACGACCCGGCGTGGGCCAAACCGGCGCTGACCCTGCTGACGCTGTGGGGCTGCGGCGAGCTGATGATCATCATGCTGGCCGCGCTGCTGGACGTCCCGCAGGAGCTGCACGAGGCGGCGGCGCTGGACGGCGCCGGTCCGATCGGCCGCTTCTGGCACGTCACGCTGCCGTCGATCGCGCCGGTGCTGCTGTTCGGCGTGGTCAACTCGATCATCTTCTCGCTGCAGTACTTCACCCAAGCGCTGGTGGCCGGGGCGGTGGCCTCCGGGCAGGCCGAGGTGGTGGGCAGCAGCAAGGTCGTGGGCTTCCCGGACAACGCGACGCTCACCTTCCCCGCCTGGCTCTACCAGCAGGGATTCCACTACTACAACATGGGCTACGCGGCGACGATGGCCGTCGTGCTGTTCGTGTTCTCGCTCGGCTTCACCGCCCTGCTGATCCGCCGGATGCGCGGCGGCACCAACGCCGAGGAGGTCGCATGA